A genome region from Candidatus Omnitrophota bacterium includes the following:
- a CDS encoding DUF167 domain-containing protein — protein MKISVRVKPQARENKVEKKGESNYLVWVRAKAIGGKANQAVVKVLSEYFDIIKSEVILVKGKKTRDKIFTVNV, from the coding sequence ATGAAAATTTCAGTTAGGGTTAAGCCGCAAGCCAGGGAAAACAAAGTTGAAAAGAAGGGTGAGAGCAACTATTTGGTTTGGGTAAGGGCAAAAGCTATAGGGGGTAAGGCCAATCAAGCTGTAGTAAAGGTATTATCGGAATATTTTGATATAATTAAATCCGAAGTTATTTTAGTCAAAGGCAAAAAAACAAGGGATAAGATTTTTACGGTGAATGTATAA
- a CDS encoding TerB family tellurite resistance protein produces the protein MAGFLDQFRRNVISNVWKDKPDEPKVKDIDDKIALGVLLWVVAEADEKFLPEEKEKIKEVLILHSKIPNEDIPAVLASIEEAAKERIDLYQFTHEISENLPKDIKISIIENLFRIACVDKELDNNEVEIIRKISGLFRIAHSDFIDAKIKIMKESNLG, from the coding sequence ATGGCTGGTTTTTTGGACCAATTTAGAAGAAATGTGATTTCAAACGTCTGGAAGGATAAGCCTGATGAGCCTAAGGTAAAGGATATAGATGATAAAATTGCTTTAGGGGTTTTGCTCTGGGTTGTGGCTGAGGCCGATGAAAAGTTTCTGCCGGAAGAGAAGGAGAAAATCAAAGAAGTCCTTATTTTGCATAGTAAAATTCCAAATGAAGATATACCGGCTGTTTTAGCCTCGATTGAAGAAGCGGCTAAAGAAAGAATAGATTTATATCAATTTACTCACGAGATAAGTGAGAATTTGCCCAAAGATATCAAAATATCAATTATAGAGAACCTTTTTCGCATTGCGTGTGTTGACAAAGAGTTAGATAACAATGAAGTCGAAATTATAAGGAAGATATCAGGTTTGTTTAGAATAGCCCATAGCGATTTTATTGATGCCAAGATAAAGATTATGAAGGAGTCTAATTTAGGATAA
- a CDS encoding OsmC family protein: MAKTKRFIYENFIKWQGEKKGLLSSPDKLNIEVAAPPEFKGHYGKWSPEDLFVAAVNSCIMTTFLYYAQRNNLNVLNYKSKACGMLEMQEGKLVFTQIGVEPEIIIVSSEDRKIAKEFIDKAENNCLISSSIKAKVKIIPEIKIGNGI; the protein is encoded by the coding sequence ATGGCTAAAACCAAACGGTTTATTTATGAAAACTTTATAAAATGGCAGGGAGAAAAGAAAGGTTTACTTTCTTCGCCTGATAAGCTTAACATCGAAGTAGCTGCTCCTCCTGAATTCAAAGGTCATTACGGCAAATGGAGCCCGGAAGATTTATTTGTTGCCGCGGTCAATTCCTGTATTATGACTACGTTTTTATATTATGCTCAAAGGAACAATTTAAATGTTTTAAACTACAAAAGCAAGGCTTGCGGTATGTTGGAAATGCAGGAGGGTAAACTGGTTTTTACGCAAATAGGCGTTGAGCCGGAAATTATTATTGTTTCTTCCGAAGACCGCAAAATAGCAAAAGAATTTATTGATAAGGCAGAAAACAACTGTCTTATTTCCAGTTCTATAAAAGCTAAAGTCAAAATTATACCGGAAATAAAAATAGGTAACGGAATTTAA
- a CDS encoding zinc ribbon domain-containing protein produces MPIYSYICKDCKEKFDLLAGVTSEKTELKCKKCGSKNIEKTFASFSVGDSSNSKSKSSGSSCSTGTCPTCF; encoded by the coding sequence ATGCCGATATACAGTTATATCTGTAAAGATTGTAAAGAAAAATTTGATTTATTAGCAGGAGTAACATCAGAAAAGACAGAACTAAAATGCAAAAAGTGCGGCAGTAAAAATATTGAAAAAACATTTGCGTCTTTTAGCGTGGGTGATTCTTCCAACAGCAAATCTAAATCTTCAGGTTCGAGTTGTTCTACAGGAACCTGCCCTACTTGTTTTTAG
- a CDS encoding uracil-DNA glycosylase, translating to MIPKETCKWFNVCSLKRFYEQKKLDKRWIEDYCWSNSPDCVRKQMEEQGIPHSDNMLPDGSIDRELT from the coding sequence ATGATCCCTAAAGAAACGTGCAAATGGTTTAATGTTTGTTCCCTTAAAAGGTTTTATGAGCAGAAAAAACTGGATAAAAGATGGATTGAAGATTATTGCTGGAGCAATAGTCCGGATTGCGTAAGAAAACAGATGGAAGAACAGGGAATTCCTCATTCCGATAATATGCTTCCCGATGGTTCGATAGATAGAGAACTGACCTGA
- a CDS encoding YajQ family cyclic di-GMP-binding protein, producing the protein MANFSFDIVSEVDLQEMDNAVNQTKKELAQRYDFKNSKSSIAYDRKEKKITLVADDDFKMRALTDILTARMAKRGIAYKALKFKDVEKAFEGYLRQVAEISTGIDKEKAKELTAGIKKLGLKVQTQIEGDKIKVRSAKKDNLQAVITHLKGLKFSIPLNFCNYR; encoded by the coding sequence ATGGCAAATTTTTCTTTTGATATTGTTTCTGAAGTAGACCTGCAGGAGATGGACAATGCGGTAAATCAGACTAAGAAGGAGTTGGCTCAGCGCTATGATTTTAAAAATAGTAAATCATCCATTGCCTATGATCGCAAGGAGAAGAAAATTACCCTGGTTGCAGATGATGACTTTAAGATGAGAGCTCTTACCGATATTTTAACTGCCCGAATGGCTAAAAGAGGCATTGCTTATAAAGCGCTTAAATTTAAAGATGTTGAGAAAGCCTTTGAAGGATATTTGCGTCAAGTAGCAGAAATATCTACCGGTATTGATAAGGAAAAAGCCAAAGAGCTTACCGCTGGTATAAAAAAGCTTGGCCTTAAGGTGCAAACCCAAATTGAAGGCGATAAAATCAAGGTCCGCTCAGCCAAAAAAGATAATTTACAGGCAGTTATCACGCACTTAAAAGGATTGAAGTTTTCCATCCCGCTTAATTTTTGTAATTATCGGTAG
- a CDS encoding DUF2007 domain-containing protein produces MRKRKLVSLYTFNNIIEGERLRNLLEEEKIQVMIRSLEDSAYDGIFRLQVGAGKIMIFEEDVERGREIIKEFSKNSGEA; encoded by the coding sequence ATGAGGAAAAGAAAGCTGGTATCTCTTTATACCTTTAATAATATTATTGAGGGAGAAAGACTAAGGAATCTTTTAGAAGAAGAAAAAATCCAGGTAATGATCCGTTCGCTTGAAGATTCTGCATATGATGGAATATTTAGACTTCAGGTTGGGGCGGGTAAAATAATGATTTTTGAAGAAGATGTTGAAAGAGGTAGAGAAATTATCAAAGAATTCAGCAAAAACAGCGGCGAAGCCTAA